A portion of the Bifidobacterium lemurum genome contains these proteins:
- a CDS encoding ATP-binding protein translates to MSDNGYIPRIVDAVIDDYLAVFPAVSIEGPKWCGKTTTATQHSKSKYSLADPEGNFRNRTLARMEPALALEGETPRLIDEWQEVPGLWDAVRFACDQDTARGRFILTGSSTPRKSDRPMHSGAGRIARVHMSSMTLLEQGVSSGKVSLQGLFAGESYAAVSSLSVDQIALLVVRGGWPAALGLDARHASMTARSYLDAIADDDISEVDNVDRDPVRVRRLLASLGRNEATLASKSTLAKDTAEYDVDDPEGKGKKRPVMLSDTTLGEYLGALERMRFVEDIPAWHPALRSPVRIRSARKRHLADPSLAAAAIGATPESLRMDPKTLGFLFESLVTHDLKVYAQVLDAEVMHYRDDSNLEVDLIVETRDGAWGAFEVKLGDAQIDEGAENVNRLERKMVERGQRPASVKAVIVGTGAIAHRREDGVQVIPLDTLGV, encoded by the coding sequence ATGTCTGACAATGGCTATATTCCGCGTATTGTCGATGCCGTAATCGACGACTATCTTGCCGTGTTTCCGGCAGTGAGCATTGAAGGACCGAAGTGGTGCGGAAAGACCACCACTGCGACACAGCACTCGAAGTCGAAATACAGTCTCGCCGATCCCGAAGGCAACTTCCGCAATCGCACGTTGGCGCGGATGGAACCCGCGTTGGCCTTGGAGGGCGAGACGCCGCGCCTTATCGACGAATGGCAGGAGGTGCCGGGATTGTGGGACGCCGTTCGGTTCGCCTGCGATCAAGATACGGCTCGTGGCCGGTTCATCCTGACGGGGTCGTCCACGCCGCGAAAGTCCGACCGGCCCATGCACAGCGGCGCGGGACGTATCGCCCGGGTGCATATGTCTTCGATGACGTTGCTTGAGCAAGGCGTCTCATCGGGCAAGGTATCTTTGCAGGGACTGTTCGCCGGTGAATCGTATGCGGCGGTCTCGTCGCTGAGTGTGGACCAGATCGCGTTGTTGGTCGTTCGGGGAGGGTGGCCCGCCGCGTTGGGCCTTGACGCGCGGCATGCTTCGATGACCGCGCGCAGTTATTTGGATGCCATCGCGGATGACGACATCTCCGAAGTGGACAATGTCGACAGGGACCCGGTCCGCGTTCGCAGGCTGCTGGCGTCGCTGGGCCGCAATGAGGCCACGCTTGCCAGTAAAAGCACTTTGGCCAAAGACACGGCGGAATATGATGTCGATGACCCTGAGGGCAAGGGGAAGAAGCGCCCCGTCATGCTGTCCGATACCACGTTGGGTGAGTATCTTGGCGCGTTGGAACGCATGCGCTTCGTTGAGGATATTCCCGCATGGCATCCGGCGTTGCGTTCGCCTGTGCGTATCCGATCCGCGAGGAAACGGCACTTGGCCGACCCCTCATTGGCGGCCGCCGCCATTGGCGCCACACCGGAATCGTTGCGCATGGATCCGAAGACCTTGGGATTTCTGTTCGAGTCGTTGGTGACCCATGATTTGAAGGTATACGCGCAGGTGTTGGATGCCGAGGTCATGCATTACCGGGATGATTCGAATCTTGAGGTCGACCTTATCGTGGAGACGCGCGATGGCGCATGGGGCGCGTTCGAAGTCAAACTCGGTGACGCGCAGATTGATGAGGGCGCCGAGAATGTCAACCGTTTGGAGCGCAAGATGGTTGAACGCGGGCAGCGCCCTGCCTCGGTGAAGGCGGTGATCGTCGGAACCGGCGCCATAGCGCACCGGCGTGAGGACGGCGTGCAGGTTATTCCGCTGGATACCTTGGGTGTATGA
- a CDS encoding LacI family DNA-binding transcriptional regulator, translated as MAESRTRQTARLEDVAALAEVSLATASKALHNKPRISRATKERVLDAAKRLNYSPNKLAQSLARGTSGTIGLVTSDLQGRFSTPILIGAENELRAQSTSVLLANARGDAALERLHVEKLLSLKVDGLLIVQCETNPRPSLGRDWGVPLVYLYGPSTDIEDCSVTCDNVEAGRMAVNHLISCGRNKIAIIGGDETYTASTDRTKGALEALSEVGLEPAGPIRYGKWDENWGRAAARLLLDQGVEFDAVVCQSDQLARGCIDALKQQGLRIPDDVAVIGHDNWNVLTSSSRPSLTSIDNETETIGRRAARYLMDAINGDPHHGVEYVHCRLIQRESTLPLD; from the coding sequence ATGGCAGAATCCCGAACGCGGCAAACCGCCCGGCTGGAAGATGTGGCCGCCCTGGCCGAGGTATCGCTGGCCACCGCCTCCAAGGCGCTGCACAACAAACCCCGCATCAGCCGCGCCACCAAAGAACGGGTGCTGGACGCCGCCAAGCGGCTCAACTACTCCCCCAACAAACTTGCCCAATCACTGGCGCGAGGCACCAGCGGAACCATCGGATTGGTCACCTCCGACCTACAGGGCCGCTTCTCAACCCCGATTCTCATCGGCGCGGAGAATGAACTACGGGCGCAATCCACCTCCGTCCTACTCGCCAATGCACGCGGCGATGCGGCTTTGGAGCGACTGCACGTCGAGAAACTGCTGTCGCTGAAGGTGGACGGCCTACTGATCGTGCAATGCGAGACCAACCCGCGTCCCAGCCTCGGACGCGATTGGGGCGTGCCATTGGTCTATCTGTACGGCCCATCCACCGACATCGAGGACTGCTCCGTCACCTGCGACAATGTGGAGGCCGGCCGTATGGCGGTGAACCACCTCATCTCCTGCGGACGAAACAAAATCGCCATCATCGGCGGCGATGAAACCTACACGGCGTCGACCGACCGCACCAAAGGCGCGCTGGAGGCGCTTTCCGAAGTAGGACTGGAACCGGCGGGGCCGATCCGATACGGCAAATGGGACGAGAACTGGGGACGAGCCGCCGCACGGCTGCTGCTCGACCAAGGTGTCGAGTTCGATGCCGTGGTCTGCCAAAGCGACCAACTCGCCCGCGGATGCATCGACGCGCTCAAACAGCAGGGCCTGCGGATCCCGGACGACGTGGCCGTGATCGGGCACGACAACTGGAATGTGCTCACCTCCAGCTCACGCCCCTCGCTCACCAGCATCGACAACGAGACGGAGACCATCGGCCGGCGCGCGGCCCGCTATCTGATGGACGCCATCAACGGCGATCCGCATCATGGCGTGGAATACGTGCACTGCCGGCTGATCCAGCGCGAGTCCACCCTGCCGCTCGACTGA
- a CDS encoding ABC transporter substrate-binding protein, whose protein sequence is MVSFNKVTRVLAGVAATALLIPLAACGSTGGTAANTADIPAQGTDDGTEITLWTRAPLERQAKNAVEAYNASHKNQVKLEIIPNDDMEGKVGGASQTDSLPDILAGDVVRIPYWASEGIFTDISDQIDGLDNLADLQQGHIDAGTVDSAKYTLPFITDVSVMVWNKDLYEEAGLDPEQGPRSIDEFVEQAKAVAALDKDGVAGSYLAGQSGGALIFDLFPSVWADGESVMNEDGTEATLDNDSMKAVLDAYKELANTDNGLGAGSKEETGATWTAPFANGNIGVMPYPNTSVTSIIEAEAEGGFEVGVTPIPGTQEGKTSTFLGGDAMGISKDCENVAQAWNFLYWLMQSDSQAEVFAANGDTASNIETLKTAYEDADPRVQTINSVIIDGNGQTPKTVACNEAFNAAGSPWQLLVQNAVWGDGDLEADNQAITDILAQ, encoded by the coding sequence ATGGTGTCTTTCAATAAGGTCACACGAGTCCTCGCCGGCGTCGCCGCCACGGCGCTGCTCATTCCGCTGGCCGCCTGCGGCAGCACGGGTGGTACCGCCGCCAACACCGCGGACATCCCGGCGCAGGGCACCGACGATGGTACCGAGATCACGCTGTGGACCCGCGCGCCTCTTGAGCGCCAAGCCAAGAACGCCGTCGAAGCGTACAACGCCTCCCATAAGAACCAGGTGAAGCTGGAGATCATCCCGAACGACGATATGGAAGGCAAGGTCGGCGGCGCCTCGCAGACCGACTCCCTGCCCGACATCCTCGCCGGCGACGTGGTGCGCATCCCCTACTGGGCCTCCGAAGGCATCTTCACCGACATCTCCGACCAGATCGACGGTCTGGACAACCTCGCCGACCTGCAGCAGGGCCACATCGATGCCGGTACCGTGGATAGTGCCAAGTACACGCTGCCGTTCATCACCGATGTTTCCGTGATGGTGTGGAACAAGGATCTGTATGAGGAGGCCGGACTCGATCCTGAGCAGGGGCCGCGATCCATTGATGAATTCGTCGAGCAGGCCAAGGCCGTCGCCGCCCTCGATAAGGACGGCGTCGCGGGCTCCTACCTCGCGGGTCAGTCCGGCGGCGCGCTCATCTTCGACCTGTTCCCCTCCGTGTGGGCCGACGGCGAGTCCGTCATGAACGAGGATGGCACCGAGGCCACGCTGGATAATGATTCCATGAAGGCCGTGCTGGACGCCTACAAGGAACTCGCCAACACCGACAACGGTCTGGGCGCCGGCTCCAAGGAGGAGACGGGCGCCACCTGGACCGCCCCGTTCGCCAACGGCAACATCGGCGTCATGCCGTACCCGAACACCTCCGTCACCTCCATCATCGAGGCTGAGGCCGAGGGCGGCTTCGAGGTCGGCGTCACTCCGATTCCGGGCACCCAGGAAGGCAAGACCTCCACATTCCTCGGCGGTGACGCCATGGGCATCTCCAAGGATTGCGAGAACGTCGCCCAGGCTTGGAACTTCCTGTACTGGCTCATGCAGTCCGACTCGCAGGCCGAAGTGTTCGCCGCCAACGGCGACACCGCCTCCAACATCGAGACGCTGAAAACCGCCTATGAGGACGCCGACCCGCGCGTGCAGACCATCAACTCCGTGATCATCGACGGCAACGGCCAGACCCCGAAGACCGTCGCCTGCAATGAGGCGTTCAACGCGGCCGGTTCCCCGTGGCAGCTGCTCGTGCAGAACGCGGTGTGGG